From a single Phacochoerus africanus isolate WHEZ1 chromosome 11, ROS_Pafr_v1, whole genome shotgun sequence genomic region:
- the ZBED6 gene encoding zinc finger BED domain-containing protein 6: MSICTLSVPVSSLSPGRRCSTFSGAGILGCVPINSNTDEEDVIEGKMVAEGMDKEAKLPAKKKRKKGLRIKGKRRRKKLILAKKFSKDLGSGRPVASTTALLASDAPEHDEESLFESNIEKQIYLPSTRAKTSIVWHFFHVDPEYTWRAICNLCEKSVSRGKPGSHLGTSTLQRHLQARHSPHWTRANKFGVTSGEEDFTLDVPLSPSSAGSNGSFEYLSTDPLDDSGMGKKRDKSVSDALRAERGRFLIKSNIVKHALIPGTRAKTSAVWNFFYTDPQHISRAVCNICKRSVSRGRPGSHLGTSTLQRHLQATHPIHWAVANKDSGAVGNGLDEAETEGNDLLSNTLHGEKSAGSQSVTAEDLTDSDSDEPPVLEVENRSESPIPDAEQDTLMHAQERETTYCENSTSSQISQAIIQMIVEDMHPYNYFSTPAFQRFMQIVAPDYRLPSETYFFTKAVPQLYDWVREKIFLTLENVQSQKIHLTVDIWTHDPSTDYFTVTVHWVSLEMPSSSNSDRIPNFRKWAVLCVTGLAKDCLITNILQELNDQIGLWLSPNFLIPSFIVSDNSSNVVHAIKDGGFTHVPCLLHCLNIVIQDFFCEHKSIENMLVAARKTCHHFSHSVKARQILQEFQNDHRLPWKNLKQDEAGHWISTFYMLKWLLEHCYSVHHSLGRASGVVLTSLQWTLMTYVCDILKPFEEVIRKVSVKTTGLNQVLPLIHHLLLSLQKLREDFQVRGITQALNLVDSLSLKLETDTLLSAMLKSKPCILAALLDPCFKNSLEDFNPQGADLETYKQMLAEEVCNYMESSPEVCHVATSEASGPSAIVGADSFTSSIRESTSSLGSIDSSAADNVAIGGKSFMFPSAMAVVDEYFKEKYSEISGGDDPLIYWQKKVSIWPALTQVAVQYLSCPLCSWQSECIFTANGHFHPKQIMNLDFDNIEQLMFLKMNLKNVNYDYSALVLSWDPENEVTQSSEKEILS; the protein is encoded by the coding sequence atgagtatatGTACCTTAAGTGTACCAGTGTCCTCACTCTCTCCTGGCAGAAGATGTAGCACTTTTAGTGGTGCTGGGATTCTGGGCTGTGTTCCTATTAATTCTAATacagatgaagaagatgtgatagAGGGAAAGATGGTTGCagaaggaatggataaagaggcaAAATTGcctgccaaaaagaaaagaaagaagggtttGCGAATTAAGGGGAAAAGACGACGAAAGAAACTGATCCTTGCAAAAAAGTTTAGTAAGGATTTGGGATCTGGGAGGCCTGTTGCAAGCACTACTGCTTTGTTAGCGTCTGATGCCCCTGAGCATGATGAAGAAAGTCTTTTTGAGAGTAATATAGAAAAACAGATCTATTTACCTAGTACTAGAGCAAAGACTTCCATTGTGTGGCACTTCTTTCATGTTGACCCCGAGTACACCTGGCGGGCAATTTGTAACCTCTGTGAAAAAAGTGTTAGCAGAGGTAAACCAGGTAGCCATCTTGGGACATCTACTCTCCAACGACATCTACAGGCAAGGCACTCACCTCACTGGACTAGGGCCAACAAATTTGGAGTTACTAGTGGGGAGGAGGATTTTACTTTGGATGTACCTTTATCTCCCTCTTCTGCTGGAAGCAATGGAAGCTTTGAATATCTCTCTACTGATCCATTAGATGATAGTGGAATGGGTAAGAAGCGTGATAAATCAGTATCTGATGCCTTGAGGGCAGAAAGAGGAAGATTTCTCATCAAAAGTAACATTGTCAAGCATGCCTTAATTCCTGGAACAAGAGCCAAGACATCTGCAGTTTGGAATTTTTTCTACACAGATCCTCAGCACATCTCAAGAGCTGTGTGTAATATATGTAAAAGAAGTGTGAGCAGGGGTAGGCCAGGTTCTCACTTAGGAACCTCAACACTTCAACGACACCTGCAAGCCACACATCCCATCCATTGGGCTGTTGCCAACAAGGACAGTGGTGCAGTTGGAAATGGATTAGATGAGGCTGAGACTGAGGGAAATGATCTCTTGAGCAATACTTTGCATGGAGAAAAGTCTGCAGGCAGCCAAAGTGTAACAGCTGAGGACCTTACTGACTCTGATTCAGATGAACCTCCTGTATTAGAGGTTGAAAATAGATCTGAGAGTCCCATTCCTGATGCAGAGCAGGACACTCTTATGCATGCACAGGAACGAGAAACAACATACTGTGAAAATTCAACCTCAAGTCAAATAAGTCAAGCAATAATTCAGATGATTGTGGAAGATATGCATCCTTACAACTACTTCTCAACCCCAGCCTTTCAGAGATTCATGCAGATTGTGGCCCCTGACTATAGGTTACCATCTGAAACTTACTTTTTCACTAAGGCTGTCCCTCAATTATATGATTGGGttagagaaaaaattttcttGACTTTGGAGAATGTTCAAAGCCAAAAGATTCACTTGACTGTGGACATATGGACCCATGACCCATCCACTGACTATTTCACTGTGACTGTACACTGGGTCTCTTTGGAAATGCCATCTTCTTCGAATAGTGACAGGATCCCCAATTTTAGAAAGTGGGCAGTTCTTTGTGTAACAGGTCTGGCCAAAGACTGTTTGATAACCAACATTTTACAAGAATTAAATGACCAGATTGGTCTGTGGCTTTCTCCTAATTTCCTCATCCCTAGTTTCATTGTTTCTGACAATTCTTCTAATGTAGTACATGCAATCAAAGATGGTGGTTTTACCCATGTGCCATGCTTACTGCATTGTTTAAATATAGTCATTCAAGACTTTTTCTGTGAACACAAAAGCATTGAGAACATGTTAGTGGCTGCTCGGAAAACATGTCATCACTTTAGTCATTCAGTCAAGGCCCGTCAGATACTGCAGGAGTTCCAAAATGATCACCGACTTCCATGGAAAAATTTGAAGCAGGATGAAGCTGGCCATTGGATTTCTACCTTTTATATGTTAAAATGGCTCTTGGAACATTGTTACTCAGTTCATCATAGTCTTGGTAGAGCCAGTGGAGTTGTGCTCACCTCCCTTCAGTGGACTCTAATGACATATGTTTGTGATATTCTTAAACCATTTGAGGAGGTCATCCGGAAAGTGAGTGTGAAGACCACAGGGTTGAATCAGGTGCTACCCCTAATCCATCATCTACTCCTTTCCCTGCAGAAACTCAGAGAGGATTTTCAGGTTAGAGGTATTACTCAGGCCCTCAATCTGGTAGACAGTTTATCTCTGAAACTGGAAACTGACACTCTACTAAGTGCCATGCTCAAATCTAAGCCTTGTATCCTGGCTGCTTTGTTAGATCCTTGCTTTAAAAACAGTTTGGAAGACTTTAACCCTCAAGGTGCTGATTTAGAAACTTATAAGCAGATGCTTGCAGAAGAAGTTTGTAATTATATGGAATCTTCACCAGAGGTCTGCCATGTTGCAACTTCAGAAGCTTCTGGTCCCTCAGCTATAGTAGGAGCTGATTCATTTACCTCATCTATAAGAGAAAGCACCTCCAGTTTGGGGTCTATTGATAGTTCAGCTGCAGATAATGTTGCCATTGGAGGCAAAAGCTTCATGTTTCCTTCTGCTATGGCAGTAGTGGATGAATACTTCAAAGAGAAGTATTCAGAGATTTCAGGAGGTGATGACCCTTTGATTTACTGGCAGAAGAAGGTGAGCATATGGCCAGCTTTGACCCAAGTTGCTGTTCAGTATCTGAGCTGCCCCTTGTGTAGCTGGCAATCTGAATGTATCTTTACTGCAAATGGCCACTTTCATCCAAAGCAGATCATGAACCTGGACTTTGACAATATAGAACAGCTAAtgtttctgaaaatgaatttgaaaaatgttaactATGATTATTCTGCATTGGTTCTGAGCTGGGATCCTGAAAATGAAGTTACTCAAAgcagtgaaaaagaaatattgtcttaa
- the ZC3H11A gene encoding zinc finger CCCH domain-containing protein 11A isoform X1, protein MPNQGEDCYFFFYSTCTKGDSCPFRHCEAALGNETVCTLWQEGRCFRQVCRFRHMEIDKKRSEIPCYWENQPMGCQKLNCAFHHNRGRYVDGLFLPPSKTVLPTVPESPEEEVKASQLTVQQNKLSVQSNPSPQLRSVMKVESSENVPSPTHPPVVINAADDDEDDDDQFSEEGDETKTPTLQPTPEVHNGLRVASARKPGVNLKQGECLNFGIKTLEEIKSKKMKEKSKKQGEGSSGVSSLLLQPQPVPGPEKENVRTVVRTVTLSNKQGEEPLVRLSLTERLGKRKFSVGGDSDPPLKRSLAQRLGKKVEAPEINTDKTPKKVQVSKSLKERLGVSAGPDSEGATERVTKVGEIRVKTLEEILLERASQKRGELQTKLKTEGPSKVDDSTSGTRTSSTIRIKTFSEVLAEKKHRQQEAERQKSKKDVTCIKLKTDNDTKKTVVLPPVVASRGQSEEPAGRAKSMQEVHIKTLEEIKMEKALRVQQSSESSTSSQPQPEATPGARRFLRITKKTGIQEEKKLQEENEVASQSGVTRTEAKEASDETTGVGITKIQVKRCETGREKHVQKLPDRSTLQKEKSVLTPLRGDLDSGNTQLAEKPVLATVPGTTRHLTKRLPTKSSQKAEVETSGIGDSVLNVKYAAQALDKRGKAKPKVNVKPSVVKVVSSPKLAPKRKAAEVHPAVIAAVKPLSSSTVLQESPAKKAAVAVVPLLSEDKSVPVPETEKPRDSFVLPPTHSSSDLSPPEASGPSSSQMTTKTRRLSSTSTGKPPLSMEDDFEKLIWEISGGKLEAEIDLDPGKDEDDLLLELSEMIDS, encoded by the exons ATGCCTAATCAAGGAGAagactgctatttttttttctattctacatGTACCAAA GGTGACAGCTGTCCATTCCGTCACTGTGAAGCTGCACTAGGAAATGAAACTGTTTGCACATTATGGCAAGAAGGGCGCTGTTTTCGACAGGTGTGCAGgtttcggcatatggagattgat AAAAAACGCAGTGAGATTCCTTGTTATTGGGAAAATCAGCCGATGGGATGTCAGAAACTAAACTGTGCTTTCCATCACAACAGAGGGCGTTACGTCGATGGCCTTTTCCTACCTCCAAGCAAAA CTGTGTTGCCCACTGTGCCTGAGTCACCAGAAGAGGAAGTGAAAGCTAGCCAGCTCACAGTTCAACAGAACAAATTGTCTGTCCAGTCTAATCCCTCTCCTCAGCTGCGAAGTGTTATGAAAGTAGAAAGTTCAGAAAATGTTCCTAGCCCTACACATCCGCCAGTGGTAATCAATGCTgcagatgatgatgaagatgatgatg atcagttttctgaggaaggtgATGAAACCAAAACACCTACCCTGCAGCCAACTCCTGAAGTTCATAACGGATTACGAGTGGCTTCTGCTCGAAAACCTGGGGTCAATTTAAAACAAG GTGAATGTTTGAATTTCGGAATAAAAACTCTTGAGGaaattaaatcaaagaaaatgaaggagaaatccaAGAAGCAAGGTG AAGGTTCTTCAGGAGTTTCCAGTCTTTTACTCCAGCCACAGCCTGTTCCaggtcctgaaaaagaaaatgtccgGACTGTGGTGAGGACAGTAACTCTGTCCAACAAACAAG gagaAGAACCTTTAGTAAGATTGAGTCTAACCGAGAGACTGGGGAAACGAAAATTTTCAGTAG GTGGTGACAGTGATCCTCCATTGAAGCGTAGCCTTGCGCAAAGGCTAGGGAAGAAAGTTGAAGCTCCAGAAATTAACACTGACAAAACACCAAAGAAAG tTCAAGTTTCCAAGTCTCTGAAGGAGAGATTAGGTGTGTCAGCTGGTCCAGACAGTGAGGGGGCGACAG AGAGAGTTACTAAAGTTGGTGAGATCCGTGTGAAGACGTTAGAAGAAATTCTTCTTGAGAGAGCCAGTCAAAAACGTGGAGAATTGCAAACTAAACTCAAGACAGAAGGACCTTCAAAAGTTGACGATTCTACTTCAGGAACAAGAACCTCTTCCACTATCCGaatcaaaacattctctgagGTCCTGGCTGAAAAGAAACACCGacagcaggaagcagagagacaaaaaagcaaaaaggatgtAACGTGCATCAAGCTAAAGACTGATAATGACACTAAAAAAACAGTGGTTTTGCCACCTGTAGTAGCCAGCAGAGGACAATCAGAGGAACCTGCAGGTAGAGCAAAGTCTATGCAGGAGGTGCATATCAAGACCCTGGAGGAAATTAAAATGGAGAAGGCACTGAGGGTGCAGCAGAGCTCTGAGAGCAGCACCAGCTCCCAGCCTCAGCCTGAGGCCACCCCAGGGGCAAGACGGTTTCTCCGGATCACTAAAAAAACAG GTATACAAGAAGAGAAGAAacttcaagaagaaaatgaagttgcTTCTCAGAGTGGTGTGACAAGAACAGAGGCTAAAGAA GCTTCAGATGAGACCACAGGAGTTGGCATCACTAAAATTCAAGTCAAGAGGTGTGAGACAGGGAGAGAAAAGCATGTGCAGAAACTGCCAGACCGAAGCACCTTACAGAAGGAAAAATCAGTTTTAACACCCCTTCGGGGAGATTTAGACTCTGGCAACACCCAATTAGCAGAGAAACCAGTGCTCGCtactgtgccaggcaccacaCGGCACCTGACTAAGCGGCTTCCCACAAAGTCATCTCAGAAGGCAGAGGTAGAAACCTCAGGGATTGGGGACTCAGTGTTGAATGTGAAATATGCAGCACAGGCCTTGGATAAAAGGGGTAAAG CTAAACCTAAAGTGAATGTGAAACCATCTGTAGTTAAAGTTGTCTCATCACCCAAATTGGCCCCCAAACGCAAGGCAGCAGAGGTCCACCCTGCTGTCATTGCAGCTGTGAAGCCACTCAGTTCCAGCACTGTCCTGCAGGAAAGCCCAGCCAAAAAAGCAGCAGTG GCTGTTGTCCCACTTCTCTCTGAGGACAAATCAGTCCCTGTGCCTGAGACAGAAAAACCTAGAGACAG ttttGTGCTGCCTCCAACTCACTCCTCTTCAGATCTCTCCCCACCAGAAGCATCTGGCCCATCCTCATCCCAGATGACCACAAAAACTCGCCGACTCAGCTCTACTTCAACAGGAAAGCCCCCACTCTCTATGGAGGATGATTTTGAGAAACTAATATGGGAGATTTCAGGAGGCAAACTAGAAGCTGAGATTGACCTGGATCCTGGGAAGGATGAAGATGACCTTCTGCTTGAGCTATCAGAAATGATTGATAGCTGA
- the ZC3H11A gene encoding zinc finger CCCH domain-containing protein 11A isoform X2, with protein MPNQGEDCYFFFYSTCTKGDSCPFRHCEAALGNETVCTLWQEGRCFRQVCRFRHMEIDKKRSEIPCYWENQPMGCQKLNCAFHHNRGRYVDGLFLPPSKTVLPTVPESPEEEVKASQLTVQQNKLSVQSNPSPQLRSVMKVESSENVPSPTHPPVVINAADDDEDDDDQFSEEGDETKTPTLQPTPEVHNGLRVASARKPGVNLKQGECLNFGIKTLEEIKSKKMKEKSKKQGEGSSGVSSLLLQPQPVPGPEKENVRTVVRTVTLSNKQGEEPLVRLSLTERLGKRKFSVGGDSDPPLKRSLAQRLGKKVEAPEINTDKTPKKERVTKVGEIRVKTLEEILLERASQKRGELQTKLKTEGPSKVDDSTSGTRTSSTIRIKTFSEVLAEKKHRQQEAERQKSKKDVTCIKLKTDNDTKKTVVLPPVVASRGQSEEPAGRAKSMQEVHIKTLEEIKMEKALRVQQSSESSTSSQPQPEATPGARRFLRITKKTGIQEEKKLQEENEVASQSGVTRTEAKEASDETTGVGITKIQVKRCETGREKHVQKLPDRSTLQKEKSVLTPLRGDLDSGNTQLAEKPVLATVPGTTRHLTKRLPTKSSQKAEVETSGIGDSVLNVKYAAQALDKRGKAKPKVNVKPSVVKVVSSPKLAPKRKAAEVHPAVIAAVKPLSSSTVLQESPAKKAAVAVVPLLSEDKSVPVPETEKPRDSFVLPPTHSSSDLSPPEASGPSSSQMTTKTRRLSSTSTGKPPLSMEDDFEKLIWEISGGKLEAEIDLDPGKDEDDLLLELSEMIDS; from the exons ATGCCTAATCAAGGAGAagactgctatttttttttctattctacatGTACCAAA GGTGACAGCTGTCCATTCCGTCACTGTGAAGCTGCACTAGGAAATGAAACTGTTTGCACATTATGGCAAGAAGGGCGCTGTTTTCGACAGGTGTGCAGgtttcggcatatggagattgat AAAAAACGCAGTGAGATTCCTTGTTATTGGGAAAATCAGCCGATGGGATGTCAGAAACTAAACTGTGCTTTCCATCACAACAGAGGGCGTTACGTCGATGGCCTTTTCCTACCTCCAAGCAAAA CTGTGTTGCCCACTGTGCCTGAGTCACCAGAAGAGGAAGTGAAAGCTAGCCAGCTCACAGTTCAACAGAACAAATTGTCTGTCCAGTCTAATCCCTCTCCTCAGCTGCGAAGTGTTATGAAAGTAGAAAGTTCAGAAAATGTTCCTAGCCCTACACATCCGCCAGTGGTAATCAATGCTgcagatgatgatgaagatgatgatg atcagttttctgaggaaggtgATGAAACCAAAACACCTACCCTGCAGCCAACTCCTGAAGTTCATAACGGATTACGAGTGGCTTCTGCTCGAAAACCTGGGGTCAATTTAAAACAAG GTGAATGTTTGAATTTCGGAATAAAAACTCTTGAGGaaattaaatcaaagaaaatgaaggagaaatccaAGAAGCAAGGTG AAGGTTCTTCAGGAGTTTCCAGTCTTTTACTCCAGCCACAGCCTGTTCCaggtcctgaaaaagaaaatgtccgGACTGTGGTGAGGACAGTAACTCTGTCCAACAAACAAG gagaAGAACCTTTAGTAAGATTGAGTCTAACCGAGAGACTGGGGAAACGAAAATTTTCAGTAG GTGGTGACAGTGATCCTCCATTGAAGCGTAGCCTTGCGCAAAGGCTAGGGAAGAAAGTTGAAGCTCCAGAAATTAACACTGACAAAACACCAAAGAAAG AGAGAGTTACTAAAGTTGGTGAGATCCGTGTGAAGACGTTAGAAGAAATTCTTCTTGAGAGAGCCAGTCAAAAACGTGGAGAATTGCAAACTAAACTCAAGACAGAAGGACCTTCAAAAGTTGACGATTCTACTTCAGGAACAAGAACCTCTTCCACTATCCGaatcaaaacattctctgagGTCCTGGCTGAAAAGAAACACCGacagcaggaagcagagagacaaaaaagcaaaaaggatgtAACGTGCATCAAGCTAAAGACTGATAATGACACTAAAAAAACAGTGGTTTTGCCACCTGTAGTAGCCAGCAGAGGACAATCAGAGGAACCTGCAGGTAGAGCAAAGTCTATGCAGGAGGTGCATATCAAGACCCTGGAGGAAATTAAAATGGAGAAGGCACTGAGGGTGCAGCAGAGCTCTGAGAGCAGCACCAGCTCCCAGCCTCAGCCTGAGGCCACCCCAGGGGCAAGACGGTTTCTCCGGATCACTAAAAAAACAG GTATACAAGAAGAGAAGAAacttcaagaagaaaatgaagttgcTTCTCAGAGTGGTGTGACAAGAACAGAGGCTAAAGAA GCTTCAGATGAGACCACAGGAGTTGGCATCACTAAAATTCAAGTCAAGAGGTGTGAGACAGGGAGAGAAAAGCATGTGCAGAAACTGCCAGACCGAAGCACCTTACAGAAGGAAAAATCAGTTTTAACACCCCTTCGGGGAGATTTAGACTCTGGCAACACCCAATTAGCAGAGAAACCAGTGCTCGCtactgtgccaggcaccacaCGGCACCTGACTAAGCGGCTTCCCACAAAGTCATCTCAGAAGGCAGAGGTAGAAACCTCAGGGATTGGGGACTCAGTGTTGAATGTGAAATATGCAGCACAGGCCTTGGATAAAAGGGGTAAAG CTAAACCTAAAGTGAATGTGAAACCATCTGTAGTTAAAGTTGTCTCATCACCCAAATTGGCCCCCAAACGCAAGGCAGCAGAGGTCCACCCTGCTGTCATTGCAGCTGTGAAGCCACTCAGTTCCAGCACTGTCCTGCAGGAAAGCCCAGCCAAAAAAGCAGCAGTG GCTGTTGTCCCACTTCTCTCTGAGGACAAATCAGTCCCTGTGCCTGAGACAGAAAAACCTAGAGACAG ttttGTGCTGCCTCCAACTCACTCCTCTTCAGATCTCTCCCCACCAGAAGCATCTGGCCCATCCTCATCCCAGATGACCACAAAAACTCGCCGACTCAGCTCTACTTCAACAGGAAAGCCCCCACTCTCTATGGAGGATGATTTTGAGAAACTAATATGGGAGATTTCAGGAGGCAAACTAGAAGCTGAGATTGACCTGGATCCTGGGAAGGATGAAGATGACCTTCTGCTTGAGCTATCAGAAATGATTGATAGCTGA